A part of Arcobacter sp. F2176 genomic DNA contains:
- a CDS encoding rhodanese-like domain-containing protein, producing MNENIIYAFIAILAFIAYKKYSQYKVLKLVPSLLSQGGQIVDVRSVEEYVLAHKDGSINIPLDSLKNRIKELDNTKPIILCCASGSRSALAKRTLVAEGFENIHNAGTWSSLLKV from the coding sequence TTGAACGAAAATATAATTTATGCATTTATTGCAATATTAGCTTTTATAGCTTATAAAAAGTATAGTCAATATAAGGTCTTAAAACTTGTTCCATCTTTACTTTCTCAAGGTGGTCAAATTGTTGATGTTAGAAGTGTAGAAGAATATGTCTTGGCTCACAAAGATGGAAGTATAAATATTCCCTTGGATTCACTTAAAAATAGAATAAAAGAGTTAGATAATACTAAGCCCATAATACTTTGTTGTGCTAGTGGTAGTAGAAGTGCACTAGCAAAGCGTACTTTAGTGGCAGAAGGATTTGAAAATATTCACAATGCAGGAACATGGAGTTCTCTTCTAAAGGTTTAA
- a CDS encoding DUF1853 family protein, translated as MNNFKTQFLGFINTPPLFKEIDGLSQIELDINEIEEFDFTQLNITSKLTLGSRIERFFEFYIQQSRNFCLIKNNIQIINNKQTLGELDFLIFDKKAEEYLHVEHVYKFYLYDDSIENELDKYIGPNRNDTFVKKLEKLKTKQLPLLYKNETQEYLEGIDVNFFKQKICLKGNIYVPIDFLGKDIPILNNSCVRGFYIKREKFIKQKHFREYKYHLPPRNDWVCDCNTNEIWMSFDDVIAAIDILLTQKKSPLIWLKNKGNKAQSFFLIWW; from the coding sequence ATGAATAATTTTAAAACCCAATTTTTAGGCTTTATAAACACACCTCCTTTATTCAAAGAAATAGATGGTCTAAGTCAAATAGAATTAGATATAAATGAGATAGAAGAGTTTGATTTTACGCAGTTAAATATCACATCTAAACTTACTTTAGGAAGTAGGATAGAGCGTTTTTTTGAGTTTTATATACAGCAGTCAAGAAACTTTTGTCTAATCAAAAACAACATTCAAATCATAAATAATAAACAAACTCTTGGGGAGTTAGATTTTCTCATTTTTGATAAAAAAGCAGAAGAGTATTTACATGTTGAACATGTATACAAGTTTTATTTATATGATGATTCTATTGAAAATGAACTTGATAAGTATATCGGTCCAAATAGAAACGATACTTTTGTAAAAAAACTAGAAAAGTTAAAAACCAAACAACTTCCTTTATTATATAAAAACGAAACACAAGAATATTTAGAGGGTATAGATGTAAACTTTTTTAAACAAAAGATTTGTTTAAAAGGAAATATCTATGTTCCAATTGATTTTTTAGGTAAAGATATACCTATATTAAATAACTCTTGTGTAAGAGGTTTTTATATTAAGCGTGAAAAATTTATAAAACAAAAGCACTTTAGAGAGTATAAATACCATTTACCGCCAAGGAATGATTGGGTTTGTGATTGTAATACAAATGAAATATGGATGAGTTTTGATGACGTAATAGCTGCAATAGATATATTGTTAACTCAAAAAAAATCTCCTCTCATTTGGTTGAAAAATAAAGGAAATAAAGCTCAAAGTTTTTTTCTTATCTGGTGGTAG